A region from the Fibrobacter sp. genome encodes:
- the lptC gene encoding LPS export ABC transporter periplasmic protein LptC, which produces MARFLQYIMGGVLFRGVPGPRSAVVLLALCAALFAGCEEIEEEKPWIHVERPQMLFTDTTLLDCYDKDVLSWKLKTAYLERWSDKEVVFMRPVLVDIYDSVGERVAFLRADSGRMDMKFTYVYAYGHVYALTPKGASVRADSLLWNKRDNMVRTDSYVRVVSEDGDVLQGKGFESDAHMDNWRILSNVTGIFQDAAKRMKEEDKKQAEELEKKPAESSSSQQASAPQGHPAPVAHPAPVPHKAPTAKPAPAAPAANKTPAASASPAPAANAVKSPAASGTANNAAQSPKDAPKAARQEPASDSRPRAKRRE; this is translated from the coding sequence ATGGCACGATTTTTGCAGTACATAATGGGAGGCGTGTTGTTCCGGGGTGTGCCCGGACCGCGTTCCGCTGTCGTGCTTTTGGCGCTGTGTGCGGCCCTGTTTGCCGGATGCGAAGAAATCGAGGAAGAGAAGCCCTGGATTCACGTGGAGCGCCCGCAGATGCTCTTTACCGATACGACGCTCCTCGACTGCTACGACAAGGACGTCCTTTCGTGGAAGCTCAAGACCGCGTATCTGGAACGCTGGTCCGACAAGGAAGTTGTTTTCATGCGTCCGGTGCTGGTGGACATTTACGATTCCGTCGGGGAGCGTGTCGCGTTCCTGCGAGCGGATTCCGGCCGCATGGACATGAAGTTCACTTATGTGTACGCCTACGGGCACGTGTATGCGCTGACCCCGAAGGGCGCCTCGGTGCGCGCGGATTCCCTGCTGTGGAACAAGCGCGACAACATGGTGCGTACCGACAGCTACGTGCGTGTCGTCTCCGAAGACGGCGACGTGCTGCAGGGCAAGGGGTTCGAGAGCGACGCCCATATGGACAACTGGCGCATCCTCTCGAACGTGACGGGTATATTCCAGGATGCGGCGAAGCGCATGAAGGAAGAAGACAAGAAGCAGGCGGAAGAGCTTGAGAAGAAGCCCGCGGAATCGTCTTCGTCGCAGCAGGCTTCCGCCCCGCAGGGACACCCTGCTCCGGTTGCCCATCCTGCGCCGGTTCCGCACAAGGCGCCCACGGCTAAACCTGCTCCGGCTGCGCCTGCGGCAAACAAGACTCCGGCAGCGAGTGCGTCTCCTGCCCCCGCGGCAAACGCCGTGAAATCTCCGGCGGCGAGCGGCACTGCGAATAACGCCGCGCAGTCTCCGAAAGACGCCCCGAAGGCGGCTCGGCAGGAACCCGCCTCTGATTCTCGCCCGCGTGCAAAGAGGCGCGAATGA